A stretch of Armatimonadota bacterium DNA encodes these proteins:
- a CDS encoding tyrosine-type recombinase/integrase codes for MVDLDARPDANILVREAVDEFIDDCRIRNLSSQTVSWYADRLRRMLSDVWEAELATVTIQHLKSVIAEMLETRAASTVNGYVRTAKTFFYYCQDNDYPVAFNPRKLKKIREPKRIPPCFTQEQVQALLKQPDQSKLVGLRDHTMMSLMLDVGLRLGELTGICVSDITLPYVKVTGKGDKERILAMSDVMVKSLRKYLRARERALQRAGNKTELLFFTRTCERLPNRRVDFILKAYGEQAGVTGVRVSAHTFRFTYTSMAVRNGMSLTSLQTCLGHSTLAMTRHYAVMNDEDAFDESREKSPLAQVMGKSERRSNGSTEAK; via the coding sequence ATGGTGGATCTGGACGCCCGCCCCGACGCCAACATCCTCGTTCGCGAAGCCGTTGATGAGTTCATCGATGACTGCCGCATCCGCAACCTGAGTTCCCAGACGGTCTCCTGGTACGCCGACAGACTGCGGCGGATGCTCTCCGACGTGTGGGAGGCGGAGCTTGCAACCGTGACCATCCAGCACCTGAAGTCGGTCATCGCAGAGATGCTGGAGACGAGAGCCGCCAGCACCGTGAACGGTTATGTCCGCACGGCGAAGACGTTCTTCTACTACTGCCAGGACAACGACTACCCCGTCGCGTTCAACCCTCGAAAGCTGAAGAAGATCAGGGAGCCCAAGCGTATTCCGCCTTGCTTCACCCAGGAACAGGTCCAGGCCCTGCTGAAGCAGCCCGACCAGTCCAAGCTTGTTGGGCTCCGTGACCACACAATGATGTCCCTGATGCTCGACGTGGGACTGCGGCTTGGCGAGTTGACGGGCATCTGTGTGTCCGACATCACGCTGCCCTACGTCAAGGTCACGGGCAAGGGCGACAAGGAGCGGATATTGGCGATGTCCGACGTGATGGTGAAGTCCCTGCGGAAGTACCTGAGGGCGAGGGAGCGTGCGTTGCAGCGGGCTGGCAACAAGACGGAGTTGCTCTTCTTCACCCGCACCTGCGAGCGGCTGCCGAACAGGCGTGTCGACTTCATCCTAAAAGCCTACGGGGAACAGGCAGGCGTAACGGGGGTGCGGGTATCGGCCCACACATTTCGCTTCACCTACACGAGCATGGCCGTGCGGAACGGGATGTCGCTAACGTCGCTGCAGACCTGCCTTGGGCACAGCACGCTTGCGATGACTCGACACTACGCAGTAATGAACGACGAGGACGCGTTCGATGAATCACGGGAGAAGTCCCCGCTGGCACAAGTGATGGGCAAGTCGGAGAGGCGATCCAATGGGAGCACGGAGGCGAAGTAG